The following coding sequences lie in one Lentilactobacillus sp. SPB1-3 genomic window:
- a CDS encoding chorismate mutase: protein MTELEQLRSQIDLVDHELTDLLNQRFSLTELIAAIKEETGQPLLDFSRETKVIQKVTSSINNPELADSIATIFQVIMDESKQQQKNLLQLGEVRK from the coding sequence ATGACAGAATTAGAACAACTAAGAAGCCAAATTGATCTTGTTGATCACGAATTAACTGATTTATTAAACCAACGTTTTTCACTTACCGAACTGATTGCAGCGATTAAGGAAGAGACTGGCCAGCCGCTGTTGGACTTTAGTCGTGAAACTAAAGTCATTCAAAAAGTAACCAGCTCAATAAATAATCCAGAATTGGCAGATTCAATTGCGACTATTTTCCAAGTCATCATGGATGAATCAAAACAACAACAAAAAAACTTATTGCAATTAGGGGAGGTCAGAAAATGA
- a CDS encoding YxeA family protein, with the protein MKRRNVIISLVVVIVVFLGLFTAGYAWYLKNYGGIPYYTQITTKGERISASYKQYKYDQFGYDKDGHQLRLKFTSGPVMRPLKMGAYLKVSYNQKRSQVISWEKVSKSDVPSKALTKLD; encoded by the coding sequence ATGAAGAGAAGAAACGTCATTATAAGTTTAGTGGTGGTCATCGTAGTATTTTTAGGATTATTCACTGCTGGATATGCTTGGTACTTAAAAAATTATGGTGGGATTCCATACTACACACAGATTACTACCAAGGGAGAAAGAATCAGTGCCTCATATAAGCAATATAAGTATGACCAATTTGGGTACGATAAAGACGGCCATCAGCTTCGCTTGAAGTTCACCAGTGGCCCAGTTATGAGACCTTTAAAAATGGGTGCTTATCTGAAAGTTAGTTATAACCAAAAACGAAGCCAAGTTATTTCTTGGGAAAAGGTATCTAAGAGTGACGTGCCATCAAAGGCGTTGACCAAATTAGATTAA
- a CDS encoding putative metal homeostasis protein — protein MEKLDQASSYRKLKSPNIKTRKRALKALHDVKRQKGTK, from the coding sequence ATGGAAAAATTAGATCAAGCATCTTCATATCGTAAATTAAAGAGTCCTAACATCAAAACACGTAAGCGTGCTTTAAAGGCCTTACACGACGTTAAGCGCCAAAAAGGTACCAAGTAA
- a CDS encoding glycosyltransferase — translation MGHMGLIQWGVLILSLYPILGAFFWFWGAIMYRILNRDDQSVKSIDEDYEPLITIMIPAHNEEIMIEHTLNYLLNDLNYLLNDLNYSNYEILVMDDGSTDDTPKTLAEIQTRYDNLRVIRIDDNKGKAHAFNVGMFFAKGEYILSNDADTLPEPDALKKYMGYFTHDSDINTAAVTANMDVQNRTTILGKSQTVEFSSIVGIIKRSQSAINNSMYAYSGANTMYKKAALFEVGGFRQDRATEDISIAWDQHLKGTVPKFAPEIMFNMTVPEKIGELFRQRSRWAKGGTEVWLTNIMAFIRHPIKNKYQFTMFLDSTLSILWSFFFVISTLVFIAIIGKLLIIGSYQHILMYLMFSCVMIVSESIAGGLQLLTALILDFNGAKMKYWIFAPIYTLIYWIINPLTLVWTFPGAVKTILGRGSGTWVSPERK, via the coding sequence ATGGGACATATGGGGTTAATACAGTGGGGAGTGCTGATATTGTCGCTTTACCCAATTTTAGGAGCCTTTTTTTGGTTTTGGGGTGCGATAATGTATCGCATCTTAAATCGTGATGATCAATCAGTTAAATCTATTGATGAAGACTATGAGCCGTTGATTACGATTATGATACCGGCACATAATGAAGAAATTATGATAGAACACACGCTGAATTATTTACTTAATGACTTGAATTATTTACTTAATGACTTGAATTATTCTAACTACGAGATACTAGTAATGGATGATGGTTCAACAGATGATACGCCAAAGACTCTTGCAGAAATACAAACTCGTTATGATAATCTAAGAGTAATTAGAATAGATGATAATAAAGGCAAAGCCCATGCTTTTAACGTGGGCATGTTTTTTGCAAAGGGTGAGTACATCTTAAGTAATGATGCCGATACTTTGCCTGAACCAGATGCGTTGAAAAAGTATATGGGATACTTTACTCATGATTCAGATATTAATACGGCTGCGGTGACCGCAAACATGGATGTCCAAAACCGAACGACGATTTTGGGTAAATCACAAACGGTTGAGTTTTCAAGTATTGTGGGAATTATTAAAAGAAGCCAAAGTGCAATCAATAATTCAATGTATGCGTATAGTGGTGCCAACACGATGTATAAAAAAGCTGCTTTGTTTGAAGTGGGAGGATTTAGGCAGGATCGGGCAACGGAAGATATCAGTATTGCTTGGGATCAACATTTAAAAGGAACGGTTCCAAAGTTTGCTCCAGAAATCATGTTTAATATGACGGTCCCAGAAAAAATTGGTGAGCTATTTCGCCAACGAAGTCGTTGGGCAAAAGGTGGAACTGAGGTTTGGCTAACAAATATCATGGCATTTATTAGACACCCAATCAAAAATAAATATCAATTCACGATGTTTTTAGACTCCACGCTATCGATTTTGTGGTCATTCTTTTTTGTTATTTCAACTTTAGTTTTTATCGCGATCATTGGTAAGTTACTGATTATAGGAAGTTATCAACATATATTGATGTATTTGATGTTTTCGTGCGTTATGATTGTCAGTGAATCGATCGCTGGTGGTCTTCAGTTACTTACAGCGTTAATCCTTGATTTTAATGGTGCCAAGATGAAGTACTGGATTTTCGCACCAATTTATACGTTGATCTACTGGATTATTAATCCGTTGACCTTGGTATGGACATTTCCGGGAGCAGTTAAAACAATTTTAGGTCGTGGGAGTGGTACCTGGGTTAGTCCTGAAAGAAAATAA
- a CDS encoding MFS transporter codes for MNTISRRKLSLVLYINYIVHGIGLIILTQNMQSLGNFWNVPIATVSYVISGIGIGKLIAYFIFGYLSDRFGRKQMVIVGMASYLIFFIGMPFTTNLVMAYGLAILAGVANSAFDAGTYPTFIEMGGNAGASNVFIKAFMSIGEFILPLVVASLESNKLWFGWSFILPCGLLMINFFLIRKTTFPHAKVEEVELEEESNGPRGIKKLIASVALSMYGYTSMAIMILFTQWITVFAQQKLGFSVLMAHGLLSLYSISSIVGVVVTFIILKLGVAEEKVLLGSTLISLLSLFLISTLRNQLLVMIASAVFGFTAAGGVLQVALNLLLKMLPVHKGIITGLYMTFGSIATFTVPIVTGRLATENIQSVLNFDVFIGIVGSVLALVTILCLQRVRTSNTVSQVILNTNSNKKDRSFLK; via the coding sequence ATGAATACTATATCAAGAAGAAAGTTATCACTGGTTTTATACATTAACTACATCGTTCACGGAATTGGGTTGATTATTTTAACGCAGAATATGCAATCGTTAGGAAATTTCTGGAATGTTCCCATCGCTACTGTGTCATACGTTATTTCTGGAATTGGAATTGGTAAGTTAATTGCTTACTTTATCTTCGGTTACCTCTCTGATCGTTTTGGTAGGAAGCAGATGGTAATTGTCGGAATGGCAAGTTACTTGATTTTCTTCATTGGCATGCCATTCACAACCAACTTAGTTATGGCATATGGGTTAGCAATTTTGGCTGGAGTTGCCAATTCAGCCTTTGATGCAGGAACATACCCAACATTCATTGAGATGGGAGGTAATGCTGGCGCATCTAACGTCTTCATCAAAGCGTTTATGTCAATTGGTGAATTCATTTTACCTTTGGTAGTGGCTAGTCTTGAGTCAAATAAATTATGGTTTGGTTGGTCATTCATCCTTCCATGTGGGTTATTAATGATTAACTTTTTCCTTATTCGTAAAACTACATTTCCTCATGCCAAGGTCGAAGAGGTTGAACTTGAAGAAGAGAGTAATGGTCCCAGAGGAATCAAGAAGTTGATCGCATCAGTTGCATTATCTATGTATGGTTACACTTCAATGGCCATTATGATTTTATTTACCCAGTGGATTACCGTTTTTGCTCAACAAAAATTAGGATTTTCAGTGCTAATGGCACACGGATTGCTTTCACTTTACAGTATCAGTTCAATCGTAGGGGTTGTGGTCACATTCATAATTTTGAAATTGGGAGTTGCGGAAGAAAAAGTTTTATTAGGCTCCACATTAATTTCGTTGCTGTCGTTGTTCCTGATTAGCACATTGAGGAATCAATTATTGGTAATGATAGCTTCTGCAGTATTTGGGTTCACCGCCGCTGGTGGAGTATTACAAGTGGCATTGAACTTACTATTGAAAATGCTACCAGTCCACAAAGGAATTATTACCGGGTTGTACATGACTTTTGGTAGCATCGCCACATTCACGGTCCCAATCGTTACTGGTAGATTGGCAACTGAAAACATTCAATCAGTACTTAATTTTGATGTTTTTATCGGTATTGTAGGTTCTGTTTTAGCATTAGTAACAATTCTTTGTTTACAACGGGTACGAACTTCAAACACGGTTTCACAAGTGATATTAAATACAAATTCAAATAAAAAAGATAGGAGTTTTTTAAAATGA
- a CDS encoding MIP/aquaporin family protein: MTYSLLIRVIAEFIGTALLVILGNGSVANVDLKGTKGNNGGWILIGLGYGAGVMIPAMMFATVSGAQINPALTIAMALNGLFPWSDVLPYIIAQVLGAMFGQLVVVWSYKPYYDQTENPRAILGTFATIDNADSNRDGFINEFVGTFILIFGALAITHDIAFKANIGLANFTLGFLVMTLVVSLGGATGPALNPARDLGPRIVHALYPLKNKGESMWHYSWVPVVAPIIAGIAAVFAFKGIFM; the protein is encoded by the coding sequence ATGACATACAGCCTACTCATCCGAGTAATTGCTGAATTTATTGGTACTGCCTTGCTGGTAATTTTAGGTAACGGCTCCGTAGCCAATGTAGATTTAAAAGGTACTAAAGGAAATAACGGCGGTTGGATTTTAATCGGTCTTGGATATGGTGCCGGAGTTATGATTCCTGCAATGATGTTTGCCACAGTATCTGGAGCGCAAATCAACCCGGCCTTGACCATTGCAATGGCCCTAAATGGTCTATTTCCTTGGAGTGACGTCCTTCCATACATTATCGCTCAAGTTCTAGGCGCAATGTTTGGTCAATTGGTCGTAGTTTGGAGTTACAAACCCTACTATGATCAAACCGAAAATCCCCGTGCTATTTTAGGAACCTTTGCAACAATCGATAATGCTGATTCAAACCGAGATGGATTCATCAACGAGTTTGTCGGCACATTTATCCTAATTTTTGGCGCGTTAGCTATTACCCACGATATTGCATTTAAAGCAAACATTGGATTAGCCAACTTTACCCTTGGATTCTTAGTAATGACCTTGGTCGTTTCACTTGGTGGAGCAACTGGCCCTGCTTTAAATCCTGCTAGAGATTTAGGACCTCGGATTGTCCATGCCCTTTATCCACTTAAAAATAAGGGTGAATCAATGTGGCATTACTCTTGGGTCCCAGTTGTTGCCCCAATTATTGCAGGTATCGCAGCTGTTTTCGCATTCAAAGGTATCTTTATGTAA
- a CDS encoding prephenate dehydrogenase codes for MESVFISGLGMIGSSLARNIKQGNQQVKILGYDPELVNGEFLISEHDVDQLTSFASGAESADVIFLCGPVDVIKQQITELATLNLKKDVVVTDVGSTKQEIMSVAHQLRDKQITFVGGHPMAGSHLTGARSGRSDLFVGAAYFLIPTSADNAGVVRIQRLLSNANVNWQLVTAKEHDSFVGAGSHLPHIIASTLALSALKTIDNTTVDAKLVAGGFCDTTRIAAADPDMWTAIMDSNREIILEQLNQFNDELKKLKTAIEQKNKAQIHDFFSDAQKIRKTIDRR; via the coding sequence ATGGAATCTGTGTTTATTAGCGGACTAGGAATGATTGGCAGTTCATTAGCAAGAAATATTAAGCAGGGGAATCAACAAGTAAAAATTTTGGGTTATGATCCGGAATTAGTGAATGGTGAATTTTTGATTTCAGAACACGATGTCGATCAATTAACTTCATTTGCTTCGGGAGCAGAATCAGCAGATGTCATTTTTCTCTGCGGACCGGTAGATGTTATCAAACAACAAATCACCGAACTAGCAACTTTGAACCTTAAAAAAGACGTGGTCGTTACTGATGTTGGCAGTACTAAACAAGAAATTATGTCAGTTGCCCATCAATTGAGAGATAAACAGATCACGTTTGTTGGTGGTCATCCAATGGCTGGATCACATTTAACTGGCGCGCGTTCCGGGCGTAGTGATTTATTCGTTGGTGCCGCTTACTTTTTGATTCCCACTTCTGCCGATAACGCCGGAGTAGTTAGAATTCAACGACTATTATCGAACGCTAATGTCAATTGGCAACTAGTCACAGCTAAGGAACACGATTCATTTGTCGGCGCGGGCAGTCATTTACCCCACATCATTGCATCCACATTGGCATTGAGTGCATTGAAAACTATTGATAACACAACTGTAGATGCCAAATTGGTGGCTGGTGGTTTTTGCGATACCACCAGAATTGCCGCTGCGGATCCTGACATGTGGACAGCAATTATGGATAGTAATCGAGAGATTATTTTGGAGCAGTTGAATCAATTTAATGATGAATTAAAGAAGTTAAAAACGGCTATCGAGCAAAAAAATAAAGCACAGATTCATGACTTTTTCAGTGATGCGCAAAAAATCAGAAAGACAATTGATAGGAGGTAA
- a CDS encoding YdcF family protein, with the protein MALIISGLLLSIIAGLLLRKDRRNFFAGLILFGGLLLILLSSVISILNAIVGMAPESTEAVVLFILIGMIGFPILAGAALIINSRVMEVKEGKSLTAKLSLIFGLNLIVIVLLGYLVLKYASAWPTAIVAVMFWTLMVDISLTFIFMGYLFYSFMYQMFPVKYPADYVITLGAGVRSDEVSPLLKSRLDRAIQYFKNFSTNNSHMIPSGGQGPDEPYSEAYVMAKYLKNNSIPEERIILEDKSTSTYENMLFSKHKIEADWQEQGQSGTPKIVFSTNNYHVLRGAIYAKRAGLNAQGVGAPTSFYFLPSAMLREYIAILSIYRKTTFGIGIFWALISALFFIR; encoded by the coding sequence ATGGCACTTATAATTTCCGGGTTACTGCTTTCAATTATCGCGGGTCTTTTACTGCGAAAAGATAGGAGAAATTTTTTTGCTGGTTTAATTCTGTTTGGCGGATTGTTACTGATACTTTTGTCCAGTGTTATCAGTATATTGAATGCCATAGTGGGAATGGCACCAGAAAGTACCGAAGCGGTTGTTTTATTCATTTTGATTGGGATGATTGGTTTTCCAATTTTGGCTGGTGCTGCGCTGATTATTAATAGTCGAGTGATGGAGGTTAAAGAAGGCAAGAGTTTAACTGCTAAATTGTCGCTGATTTTTGGTTTGAACTTAATTGTCATTGTTTTACTTGGATACTTGGTCCTGAAGTATGCAAGTGCGTGGCCCACAGCGATTGTGGCAGTCATGTTCTGGACTTTGATGGTCGATATCTCGCTGACCTTCATTTTTATGGGATATTTATTTTATTCATTTATGTATCAGATGTTCCCAGTTAAATATCCTGCTGATTATGTGATTACATTAGGGGCGGGGGTCAGATCAGATGAAGTTTCTCCATTATTAAAGAGTCGCCTCGATCGAGCCATTCAATATTTTAAAAACTTTTCCACTAATAATTCCCATATGATTCCTAGTGGAGGACAGGGCCCTGATGAACCTTACTCAGAGGCATATGTTATGGCTAAATATTTAAAAAATAACTCTATTCCTGAAGAAAGAATTATATTAGAAGATAAATCTACATCGACTTATGAAAATATGTTATTTTCAAAGCATAAGATTGAGGCAGATTGGCAAGAACAAGGACAAAGTGGAACTCCCAAAATTGTTTTCTCTACCAATAACTATCATGTTCTGCGAGGAGCAATTTATGCTAAACGCGCAGGATTGAATGCACAAGGGGTAGGAGCGCCAACTTCATTTTATTTTCTGCCTAGCGCCATGTTGCGTGAATACATTGCCATTCTTTCAATTTATCGTAAAACGACTTTTGGAATCGGCATCTTTTGGGCGTTAATATCCGCGCTATTTTTCATTCGATAA
- a CDS encoding EAL domain-containing protein gives MFIKLTDDLITATIIILMFFAAVTIMYIIYSKNYDRQRKSGPHGKLKFFGQPQFDNQGKLLGYELLLREMNESGQWQVPWRPNLLTLKQFLDLMREAVRSIPKGQDVAVNLSKEQLLNPSFEPFIKSVISINPDHQVVIETDLSNLASRREQALLQRIRSARSLGAKLSVDSVGTTMKEYNQLNAFVGSIDYIKCSMDEYRKSTPDQWLDVNLGSWVAFAKQHGIVLVLAKVETGADYGLAKQLGINYVQGYYTGKPMEIEDGVLADE, from the coding sequence GTGTTCATAAAACTGACTGATGATTTGATTACTGCAACAATAATTATTTTGATGTTTTTTGCAGCAGTCACAATAATGTATATTATTTATTCGAAAAATTACGATCGCCAACGCAAGTCTGGCCCGCATGGAAAACTGAAATTTTTCGGACAACCACAGTTTGATAACCAAGGAAAACTTTTGGGTTATGAATTGTTGTTACGAGAAATGAATGAATCAGGTCAATGGCAGGTTCCGTGGCGACCTAATTTGTTAACTTTAAAGCAATTCCTAGACTTAATGAGGGAAGCTGTTAGATCAATCCCTAAGGGACAGGACGTTGCTGTTAATTTATCTAAAGAACAGTTACTAAATCCAAGCTTTGAGCCTTTTATCAAGTCAGTTATCAGTATTAATCCAGATCATCAGGTCGTGATCGAAACTGATTTATCCAACCTGGCTAGTAGGCGCGAGCAAGCGTTATTACAACGAATTCGTTCGGCTCGTTCACTTGGTGCCAAGTTAAGTGTTGATTCTGTTGGTACGACGATGAAAGAATATAATCAATTAAACGCCTTCGTTGGTTCGATCGATTATATTAAATGTTCTATGGATGAGTATCGAAAAAGCACTCCAGATCAGTGGCTGGACGTTAATTTAGGTTCTTGGGTGGCATTTGCCAAGCAACATGGGATTGTTTTAGTTTTAGCCAAAGTAGAAACTGGTGCAGACTATGGATTGGCGAAACAGCTGGGAATTAATTATGTTCAAGGCTATTACACAGGTAAGCCAATGGAAATCGAAGATGGGGTTTTGGCTGATGAATGA
- the aroC gene encoding chorismate synthase produces the protein MNYLTAGESHGPQLTGILEGIPAGMHIDVDEVNEMLAARQGGYGRGNRQKIEHDVVEIVGGVRHSKTLGSPIALVVKNRDHAHWSEIMDPISPETPENTLRQVNRPRPGHADLVGGMKYGHHDLRNVLERSSARETAMRVAIGAICKQLLNQLDIQIVGHVEQVGPIAANENSSLNVSEIEQAISENDLRIIDQSQIQPIHELIDQTKRDGNTLGGVVRVVATNVPAGLGSYIGWDTKLDAKMAAAVMGVNAIKGVEIGDGFDAAASLGSNVMDEIAWQKSEGFDRLSDHLGGFEGGMTNGMPVVIKAAMKPIPTLYKALQSVDIETKETMKANVERSDTTAIVPASIVVESVVAIELVKAITDTFDGSNLLRLRSQIQEYRNEFKNF, from the coding sequence ATGAACTACTTAACAGCAGGAGAATCTCACGGACCACAATTAACTGGAATTCTTGAAGGTATTCCAGCAGGTATGCACATTGACGTAGACGAAGTTAACGAAATGCTGGCTGCTAGGCAAGGCGGATATGGCCGGGGTAATCGTCAAAAAATTGAACATGATGTTGTCGAAATCGTTGGTGGAGTTCGCCATAGTAAAACTTTAGGTTCACCGATCGCATTAGTCGTAAAAAATCGTGATCATGCTCACTGGAGCGAGATTATGGATCCAATCAGTCCAGAGACTCCTGAGAATACTTTGAGACAAGTAAATCGGCCACGTCCAGGACATGCTGACTTAGTTGGTGGTATGAAATATGGACATCACGATTTAAGGAATGTGTTGGAAAGATCATCGGCAAGAGAAACTGCCATGAGAGTGGCAATCGGGGCAATTTGCAAACAGTTGTTGAATCAATTAGATATTCAGATTGTTGGCCATGTGGAACAAGTTGGCCCAATTGCTGCGAATGAAAACAGTAGCTTGAATGTTTCAGAAATTGAACAAGCAATTAGTGAAAACGATTTGAGAATTATTGACCAAAGCCAAATTCAACCGATTCATGAATTGATCGATCAAACTAAGCGTGACGGCAATACATTAGGTGGAGTCGTTCGAGTGGTGGCTACTAATGTACCAGCAGGATTAGGTAGTTACATCGGCTGGGATACTAAATTAGATGCCAAAATGGCCGCAGCAGTCATGGGAGTCAATGCAATTAAAGGAGTTGAGATTGGTGACGGTTTCGATGCAGCAGCTAGTCTAGGCAGTAACGTTATGGATGAAATTGCTTGGCAAAAGTCAGAAGGATTTGACAGATTAAGTGATCATCTAGGTGGTTTCGAGGGTGGAATGACTAATGGAATGCCAGTGGTCATTAAAGCTGCTATGAAGCCAATCCCAACCCTCTACAAAGCATTACAAAGCGTTGATATCGAGACTAAAGAAACGATGAAGGCAAATGTGGAAAGATCCGATACCACCGCGATCGTTCCAGCGTCAATAGTTGTTGAAAGCGTTGTGGCGATTGAATTAGTTAAAGCGATCACTGATACATTTGACGGCAGTAACTTGCTGCGATTACGGTCTCAAATTCAAGAATACCGTAATGAATTTAAAAACTTTTAG
- the pnuC gene encoding nicotinamide riboside transporter PnuC, protein MDNTVATKEKHNLITYFKWLVQQVKGWPQQNYYLFWFSMGLQIMTLVSNPITPLAFITFIGTTLGVLCILSINAAKAVNGWLGILSSICFIYAGWTAKNYLSIFEQLAYIATLDLPVLLAVKAWNDDTVNNLRKFGAKQWVISIAGTIVVYLISGWLIGHLTNDPRPYVDALSFSVSLTAGIMCFMRYSNQYFWWLFSGIFQLILWGITFSQGDATLAMAVNSAVYVVNDILAFTVSPWFNKGRKRQGLDEIK, encoded by the coding sequence TTGGATAATACAGTAGCAACAAAAGAGAAACATAATTTAATTACTTATTTTAAATGGTTAGTGCAACAAGTTAAAGGTTGGCCTCAACAAAATTATTATTTATTCTGGTTCTCAATGGGTCTACAAATCATGACCCTAGTCTCTAATCCCATCACTCCGTTGGCATTTATTACCTTCATTGGGACAACTTTAGGGGTCTTATGTATTTTATCGATCAACGCGGCTAAAGCAGTTAACGGTTGGTTAGGAATCTTATCATCAATCTGTTTTATTTATGCTGGTTGGACTGCCAAAAATTATTTATCTATCTTTGAGCAACTTGCTTACATCGCAACTCTTGACTTGCCAGTATTGCTTGCAGTTAAGGCATGGAACGATGATACAGTGAATAATTTGCGAAAATTTGGTGCTAAACAATGGGTAATTTCTATCGCCGGAACCATTGTGGTTTACCTTATTTCTGGTTGGTTAATTGGTCATTTGACTAATGATCCCCGACCTTACGTGGATGCATTGAGCTTTTCAGTTAGTTTAACTGCTGGAATTATGTGCTTCATGCGTTATAGCAATCAGTATTTCTGGTGGTTATTCTCAGGAATCTTCCAATTGATTCTGTGGGGAATTACGTTTAGTCAGGGTGATGCAACCTTGGCCATGGCTGTGAATTCAGCAGTATATGTTGTTAATGATATCTTGGCATTTACTGTTAGTCCATGGTTTAACAAAGGCCGCAAACGCCAAGGATTGGATGAAATTAAATAA
- the aroA gene encoding 3-phosphoshikimate 1-carboxyvinyltransferase has protein sequence MKKLMPAPQTGLHGTVTVPGDKSISHRAVMLGSISTGTTVINHFLFSEDCLSTVKAFQNLGVEIDLTEDQVVVHGVGFKGLKKPQNYLQMGNSGTTTRLIMGLLSGQDFTTQLIGDDSLSRRPMKRVSEPLSLMGANIQTTSGHLPVSIMGQDLHAIKYQMTVASAQVKSAIILAASQADGPSEIKELLPTRNHTETMLNAFGGQIKTSDDQLTIQVTPKPKLSGITLTVPGDISSAAFFIAAALLVPNSEVRLQKVGINDTRSGILKVLQRMGAQIALDHQNYEGEPFADMVIKTSELSATDIQRDEIPSLVDELPIIALVCARAKGISTISGAQELRVKETDRIAAIVQEFQKLGIQIVERPDGFTITGSNNWQPVETHLDSHGDHRIGMTLAVAGLLTNQSLTLSGEESVSISYPNFFDDLASLL, from the coding sequence ATGAAAAAATTAATGCCGGCACCTCAAACAGGTTTACATGGAACTGTGACAGTTCCAGGAGATAAAAGTATTTCTCACCGTGCAGTAATGCTAGGATCAATCAGTACCGGCACAACAGTGATCAATCATTTCTTATTTTCTGAAGATTGTTTATCAACAGTCAAAGCCTTTCAAAATCTAGGAGTGGAAATTGATTTAACAGAAGATCAAGTTGTAGTTCACGGTGTTGGGTTTAAAGGATTAAAGAAGCCTCAAAACTATTTACAAATGGGAAATTCTGGTACCACCACCAGATTAATAATGGGTCTACTCAGTGGGCAGGACTTCACTACTCAGTTGATAGGTGATGATTCTCTTTCACGTAGGCCGATGAAGCGGGTCAGTGAGCCACTATCGTTGATGGGTGCTAACATTCAGACCACTTCAGGTCATTTACCAGTCTCAATAATGGGACAAGACTTGCACGCAATTAAGTACCAGATGACTGTTGCTTCAGCTCAAGTAAAGAGTGCAATTATTTTGGCGGCTTCACAAGCAGATGGCCCATCAGAGATTAAGGAATTATTACCCACAAGAAATCATACAGAAACGATGCTCAATGCCTTTGGTGGTCAAATTAAAACTAGCGACGACCAGTTAACAATTCAAGTAACTCCTAAACCTAAGTTATCAGGAATTACACTGACGGTTCCTGGGGACATATCATCTGCAGCTTTCTTTATTGCAGCAGCGTTGTTGGTTCCAAATTCTGAAGTTCGATTACAGAAAGTGGGAATAAACGACACCCGCTCAGGGATTTTGAAGGTACTACAAAGAATGGGCGCACAGATTGCACTAGATCATCAAAATTATGAAGGCGAACCTTTCGCGGACATGGTAATCAAAACGTCTGAATTATCGGCAACTGACATTCAAAGAGATGAAATTCCCAGCTTAGTTGATGAATTGCCAATTATTGCATTGGTATGTGCTAGGGCTAAGGGCATCAGCACGATTTCAGGGGCTCAGGAATTACGGGTGAAAGAAACTGATCGAATCGCTGCGATTGTTCAAGAATTTCAAAAGTTAGGCATTCAAATCGTTGAACGGCCAGATGGTTTCACAATTACTGGAAGTAATAATTGGCAACCAGTAGAAACGCATTTGGATAGTCACGGGGATCATAGAATTGGAATGACACTTGCAGTCGCAGGATTGCTAACTAATCAATCGTTAACGTTATCCGGTGAAGAATCAGTGTCGATATCATATCCGAATTTCTTTGACGATTTAGCATCATTACTTTAG